In the Setaria italica strain Yugu1 chromosome VI, Setaria_italica_v2.0, whole genome shotgun sequence genome, one interval contains:
- the LOC101753300 gene encoding uncharacterized protein LOC101753300: MAAAAAGDSAVPNWVMLERLAFRRDDPASFREDRRTFASGTTSTGTQFDVSFILAEPPTPSRLYLSWPEGPKQESRGLVMAANRNLVLLRLDSLIDESDPFGEVVHDYFIYIADPSSQWTPLLRRLPPCTEYDDYFERQVTRVLPALAVGLLCHGEDEFAVAHLDIRSRKKKSGSRKKKLPIQAELCVLRSSLSCSDDAKWETKILPIQYQYDDLSSDFLYWSVDGVVPFKNALCFVNYCRGILFCDGVFEDSPKVSYIRLPLDTYIRGADGEARKGMYHGLCVTEGGHRLVFVDVARHDGKSYGPSMPNTGFTLTSRTFKMTGNCTTPWQWNEDAVVTSDELWHANTMESLPHDIVMLPLLSMDKANVAHLSLIDWDGGFSLVSIDLSNMQVMGPVITYLKGKDDTADADIVEEKKGLCAHFIPSEFPKFLDLRKRENHP; encoded by the exons atggccgccgccgctgccggcgactCCGCTGTACCCAACTGGGTGATGCTGGAGCGCTTGGCCTTCCGGAGGGACGACCCCGCCTCCTTCCGCGAGGACAGGAGGACCTTCGCTTccggcaccacctccaccggcacTCAATTCGACGTCTCCTTCATCCTCGCCGAGCCTCCCACCCCCTCGCGCCTCTACCTCTCGTGGCCGGAAGGGCCCAAGCAGGAGAGCCGGGGCCTGGTCATGGCGGCCAACCGCAACCTCGTCCTCCTCAGGCTCGACTCCCTCATCGACGAATCCGATCCTTTCGGGGAGGTAGTGCATGATTACTTCATCTACATAGCTGATCCCTCCTCACAGTGGACACCCCTGCTCAGACGGCTGCCCCCCTGCACCGAGTACGACGATTATTTTGAGAGGCAAGTTACTCGCGTTTTGCCGGCGCTGGCTGTTGGTCTGTTGTGCCATGGCGAAGACGAGTTTGCCGTGGCGCATCTGGACATCAggtctcgcaaaaaaaaatcagggtctcgcaaaaaaaaattacctatCCAAGCTGAGCTATGCGTGCTACGCTCGTCATTGTCCTGCAGTGATGATGCCAAATGGGAGACCAAGATCCTTCCGATACAGTACCAATACGATGATTTATCCTCTGATTTTCTGTACTGGTCAGTGGATGGTGTAGTTCCCTTCAAGAATGCCTTGTGCTTTGTTAACTACTGTAGAGGCATCCTTTTCTGCGACGGCGTCTTTGAAGACAGCCCCAAGGTCTCCTACATCCGCTTGCCTCTGGATACTTATATCCGAGGGGCTGATGGCGAAGCACGCAAGGGGATGTACCATGGCTTGTGTGTCACTGAAGGTGGCCATCGGTTGGTATTTGTTGATGTTGCCCGTCATGATGGAAAATCTTATGGCCCGAGCATGCCCAACACTGGTTTCACCCTCACCTCCCGGACATTTAAGATGACAGGGAATTGCACCACGCCGTGGCAGTGGAATGAGGATGCTGTTGTCACTTCAGATGAACTATGGCATGCAAACACCATGGAGAGTCTCCCTCATGACATTGTGATGCTCCCATTGCTGAGTATGGATAAGGCCAATGTTGCGCACCTTTCATTGATTGACTGGGATGGTGGATTCTCATTAGTTTCCATCGACTTGAGTAACATGCAAGTGATGGGCCCAGTCATTACATACCTCAAAGGGAAGGATGATACTGCTGATGCTGACATCGTCGAGGAAAAGAAAGGATTATGTGCACACTTTATTCCATCCGAATTCCCCAAGTTCCTGGATCTCAG GAAGAGAGAGAATCATCCATAA